From Paenibacillus physcomitrellae, the proteins below share one genomic window:
- the hisJ gene encoding histidinol-phosphatase HisJ encodes MLIDYHTHHERCGHAVGRLEDYVTRGIEIGLSHIGLSDHMPLLHVKPEEYYPEMAMPMAELPAYVEECFRLKEKYKGQIEVRVGLEADYIEGWEQEIQAILQAYSWDYVIGSVHFLGTWDISDFRQTHNWEGKDIFAVYEQYYEAVVKAAGTGFYDIAGHLDVIKRFAYKPDLSRQQEVEELENRALRAVKQADMVMELNASGLSKACEEMFPSRRMLEEACRLGIPLTLGSDAHDPQKLSEHLDQARALLHEIGFRELAVFEGRTRRMIPLEIER; translated from the coding sequence ATGCTGATCGATTACCATACGCATCATGAACGCTGTGGCCATGCGGTAGGCCGTCTGGAGGACTACGTAACAAGAGGCATAGAAATCGGCCTCTCCCATATCGGCCTGTCCGATCATATGCCGCTGCTTCATGTGAAGCCCGAGGAATATTATCCGGAAATGGCTATGCCGATGGCCGAGCTTCCGGCTTATGTCGAGGAGTGCTTCCGGCTGAAGGAGAAATACAAAGGACAAATCGAGGTCCGGGTTGGGCTTGAAGCCGACTACATCGAAGGCTGGGAACAAGAGATTCAGGCGATCCTGCAGGCTTATTCCTGGGATTACGTGATCGGTTCCGTGCATTTTCTCGGCACCTGGGACATTTCCGATTTCCGCCAGACCCATAACTGGGAGGGCAAAGATATTTTTGCCGTCTATGAGCAGTATTACGAGGCGGTTGTCAAAGCGGCGGGTACCGGTTTCTATGATATTGCCGGACATCTGGATGTGATCAAGAGATTTGCCTATAAACCAGATCTCTCCCGCCAGCAGGAGGTCGAGGAGCTGGAAAACCGTGCGCTGCGTGCTGTCAAACAAGCCGATATGGTCATGGAGCTCAACGCATCGGGTTTGTCCAAAGCGTGCGAGGAAATGTTCCCGAGCCGCCGGATGCTGGAGGAGGCTTGTCGTCTGGGCATTCCGCTGACGCTTGGTTCCGATGCTCACGATCCGCAGAAACTGTCCGAACATCTGGATCAGGCGCGTGCCCTGCTGCATGAAATCGGATTTCGTGAGCTGGCGGTGTTCGAGGGAAGAACAAGGCGAATGATCCCTTTGGAAATAGAGAGATAA
- the hisI gene encoding phosphoribosyl-AMP cyclohydrolase has protein sequence MSTLEQLEQKIKWDGQGLVAAIVQDASTLEVLTLAYMNRESLGKTLETGETWFWSRSRQELWHKGATSGNTQQVVQLKYDCDGDAVLVLVNRKGPACHTGAESCFFEVALDRTADFQNSSNGSNASSDSGSSSGSGASLNSASTAPLAPVADENAASSGVPAGELARFAVLNELERVIAQRDIERPEGTYTTYLFEKGLDKILKKVGEETAESIIAAKNWDNDELRMEVSDLIYHLLVLLRERRLPLDDVLGELALRHERPRRD, from the coding sequence ATGAGTACGCTTGAGCAGCTGGAACAAAAGATTAAATGGGACGGTCAAGGCCTGGTAGCGGCCATCGTGCAGGATGCCTCCACGCTTGAGGTGCTGACCCTGGCTTATATGAACCGCGAGTCATTGGGCAAAACGCTGGAAACGGGCGAAACCTGGTTCTGGAGCCGTTCCCGGCAGGAGCTTTGGCACAAAGGAGCCACGTCGGGCAACACCCAGCAGGTGGTGCAGCTGAAATACGACTGCGACGGAGATGCTGTTCTCGTGCTGGTGAACCGGAAAGGCCCGGCCTGCCATACGGGGGCAGAAAGCTGCTTCTTCGAGGTGGCGTTGGACCGTACGGCTGATTTTCAGAACAGCAGCAACGGAAGCAACGCGAGCAGTGACAGCGGTAGTAGCAGTGGCAGTGGCGCCAGCCTGAATTCCGCTTCCACAGCGCCGCTGGCGCCAGTGGCTGACGAAAACGCCGCCTCCTCAGGCGTACCAGCAGGCGAGTTGGCCCGCTTTGCGGTGCTGAATGAGCTTGAGCGCGTGATCGCCCAGCGGGATATCGAACGTCCGGAAGGCACCTACACGACTTACCTGTTCGAGAAAGGCCTGGATAAAATCCTCAAAAAGGTCGGTGAGGAAACGGCCGAATCGATCATCGCTGCGAAGAACTGGGACAATGACGAGCTTCGCATGGAGGTCAGCGATCTGATCTATCACCTGCTGGTGCTGCTGAGAGAACGCCGGCTTCCGCTGGACGATGTACTGGGCGAGCTGGCGCTGCGTCACGAAAGACCACGCAGAGACTAA
- the hisF gene encoding imidazole glycerol phosphate synthase subunit HisF: MLAKRIVPCLDVKDGRVVKGVNFVNLRDAGDPVELAALYDHEGADELVFLDISASAEGRATMVDVVRRTAGEISIPFTVGGGISQVDDMKRILRAGADKIGINTAAVLNPQLISDGAQRFGSQCIVVAVDAKYNEEWGTWEVYTHGGRKAAGIKALDWLKEAQERGAGEILLTSMDADGTKDGFDLPLTRAASDLLSIPIIASGGAGRQEHFYDVFAEGRADAALAATIFHYKELGIPELKQDLKSKGVEIR; the protein is encoded by the coding sequence ATGCTGGCAAAACGGATTGTGCCTTGCCTGGACGTCAAAGACGGCCGTGTGGTCAAAGGCGTAAATTTCGTCAATCTGCGTGATGCCGGAGACCCGGTGGAGCTTGCGGCTTTGTATGACCACGAGGGGGCGGATGAGCTGGTTTTTCTGGACATCTCCGCGTCGGCGGAAGGCCGGGCTACCATGGTGGATGTAGTCAGACGGACTGCCGGGGAAATTTCCATCCCGTTTACGGTGGGCGGGGGTATTTCGCAGGTGGACGATATGAAGCGGATTTTGCGGGCGGGTGCCGATAAGATCGGCATCAACACGGCGGCGGTGCTGAATCCGCAGCTGATCTCGGACGGAGCCCAAAGGTTTGGTTCCCAGTGCATCGTGGTAGCGGTGGACGCCAAATACAACGAGGAATGGGGAACCTGGGAGGTGTACACGCACGGCGGCCGGAAAGCCGCCGGCATCAAGGCGCTAGACTGGCTGAAGGAAGCGCAGGAGCGCGGGGCCGGCGAGATTCTGCTGACCAGCATGGACGCGGACGGCACGAAGGACGGCTTTGATCTGCCGCTGACCCGGGCGGCCTCCGATCTGCTCAGTATCCCGATCATTGCATCCGGCGGCGCTGGCCGGCAGGAGCATTTCTATGACGTGTTTGCCGAAGGCCGTGCGGATGCGGCGCTTGCGGCAACGATTTTTCACTATAAAGAACTGGGCATTCCGGAATTGAAACAGGACTTGAAGAGCAAAGGGGTAGAAATACGATGA
- the hisA gene encoding 1-(5-phosphoribosyl)-5-[(5-phosphoribosylamino)methylideneamino]imidazole-4-carboxamide isomerase — protein MSSFTIYPAIDIRGGKCVRLVQGDYGQETVYHDSPVEAARVWEQQGGSFIHLVDLDGAKAGHPVNHEIIGEIARGVKVPVQVGGGLRTLADVELLFGLGVSRVILGTAAIEDRAFTEEVLSKYGSKVAIGLDARNGLVATRGWLETTEVKAEELAKELAAKGAETFIFTDISRDGMMQGPNTEAIVALARATGKTVIASGGVTSQQDLERLAAYADQGVGGAIVGKALYTGSIELEKAIEAVKAAQ, from the coding sequence ATGTCTTCATTTACGATATACCCGGCGATTGACATCCGGGGCGGAAAATGCGTCAGGCTGGTTCAGGGGGATTATGGGCAGGAGACGGTCTATCATGACAGCCCGGTGGAGGCTGCGCGCGTCTGGGAGCAGCAGGGCGGATCTTTTATACACCTGGTCGATCTGGACGGTGCCAAAGCCGGTCATCCGGTGAACCATGAAATTATCGGCGAAATTGCCCGCGGGGTAAAGGTTCCTGTTCAGGTCGGCGGAGGCCTGCGGACGCTCGCGGACGTGGAGCTGCTGTTCGGACTCGGCGTCAGTCGGGTAATTCTGGGAACGGCTGCGATTGAGGACCGGGCATTTACGGAAGAAGTCCTGTCCAAATACGGCAGCAAAGTTGCGATCGGCCTGGATGCGCGTAATGGTTTGGTGGCCACGCGCGGCTGGCTGGAAACGACGGAAGTAAAGGCGGAGGAGCTGGCCAAGGAGCTGGCGGCGAAAGGCGCAGAGACGTTTATTTTCACGGATATCTCCCGCGATGGCATGATGCAGGGGCCAAATACGGAAGCCATCGTGGCACTGGCCCGGGCGACCGGCAAAACGGTAATTGCTTCGGGCGGCGTAACCTCGCAACAGGATCTGGAGCGGCTGGCGGCTTACGCCGACCAGGGCGTCGGTGGCGCCATTGTGGGCAAGGCGCTTTACACCGGCAGCATTGAGCTGGAGAAGGCGATTGAGGCGGTTAAGGCAGCCCAATAG
- the hisH gene encoding imidazole glycerol phosphate synthase subunit HisH yields the protein MAIAIVDYGLGNLHSVSKAIERLGGEGVVTADPEVILGADGVLLPGVGAFGDAMEHLRSSGLDAVTRQAAESGTPLLGICLGMQLLFNEGEEHGTHAGLGLLPGRVVRFEGGTLKVPHMGWNRLEFRQPESPLLRGLAEGHVYFVHSYHALAERPGDLIAVTDYGRPVTAIVGHGNVFGMQFHPEKSGQLGMQLLDNFLRLAAGNQ from the coding sequence ATGGCCATTGCAATCGTCGATTACGGCCTCGGCAACCTGCACAGCGTTAGCAAGGCGATCGAGCGCCTGGGCGGCGAAGGCGTGGTAACCGCCGACCCTGAGGTGATTCTGGGCGCGGACGGCGTGCTGCTGCCGGGCGTCGGCGCTTTCGGGGACGCGATGGAGCATTTGCGATCGAGCGGACTGGACGCTGTGACGAGGCAGGCTGCAGAGAGCGGGACACCGCTGCTCGGCATTTGCCTCGGCATGCAGCTGCTCTTCAACGAAGGAGAAGAGCACGGCACGCACGCCGGCCTCGGGCTGCTGCCCGGCCGGGTGGTGCGGTTTGAAGGCGGCACGCTGAAGGTGCCGCACATGGGCTGGAACCGGCTGGAGTTCCGGCAGCCGGAAAGCCCGCTGCTCCGCGGCCTCGCGGAAGGGCACGTGTACTTCGTGCACTCCTATCACGCGCTGGCGGAGCGGCCCGGTGACCTGATCGCGGTCACCGATTACGGGCGCCCCGTGACCGCAATCGTCGGTCACGGCAACGTGTTCGGGATGCAGTTCCATCCCGAGAAGAGCGGGCAACTGGGCATGCAGCTGCTGGACAATTTCCTGCGTCTGGCGGCGGGGAACCAATAA
- the hisB gene encoding imidazoleglycerol-phosphate dehydratase HisB codes for MEMYGANGAGEAKDNTRTAGVSRKTNETDIQLKFGVDGTGQAAIETDVPFLNHMLDLFTKHGQFDLTVKAKGDVDIDDHHTVEDIGICLGQTLREALGDKKGIKRYASVFVPMDEALAQVVIDVSNRPHFEYRASYPSARVGTFDTELVHEFLWKLALEARITLHVIVHYGQNTHHMIEAVFKALGRALDEATSIDPRVTGVPSTKGVL; via the coding sequence ATGGAGATGTATGGAGCAAACGGAGCTGGCGAAGCAAAGGACAACACAAGAACAGCTGGTGTCAGCCGCAAAACGAATGAAACGGATATTCAGCTGAAGTTTGGCGTGGATGGAACAGGGCAGGCGGCGATTGAAACGGACGTGCCGTTCCTGAACCATATGCTGGACTTGTTCACGAAACACGGCCAGTTCGATTTGACCGTTAAAGCCAAAGGCGACGTGGACATCGACGACCACCACACGGTCGAAGATATCGGCATCTGCCTGGGACAAACCCTGCGTGAAGCCTTGGGCGATAAAAAAGGCATCAAACGTTACGCAAGCGTGTTTGTGCCGATGGATGAAGCGCTGGCACAGGTCGTGATTGACGTCAGCAATCGTCCGCATTTTGAATACCGCGCTTCTTATCCTTCTGCACGGGTAGGCACGTTTGATACGGAGCTGGTGCATGAGTTTCTGTGGAAGCTGGCGCTGGAAGCCCGGATCACGCTTCATGTGATCGTACATTATGGTCAGAATACGCACCATATGATCGAAGCGGTGTTTAAGGCTTTGGGCCGCGCTTTGGATGAAGCGACTTCGATCGATCCGCGCGTAACGGGGGTTCCATCGACGAAAGGGGTGCTGTAA
- the hisD gene encoding histidinol dehydrogenase — translation MKILSSAEFKLQREVEYGSPQQNEAVKEIVQQVKKEGDAALLRFTEQHDRTRLEAGQLRVTQAELKAAYAQVEPSFVKSIKASAENIRAFHQRQKRNSWMDLQPDGSLLGQIIRPLKRVGVYVPGGKAAYPSSVLMNVIPAQVAGVPEIVMVTPPATGGKEGVDPYILVAAAEAGVHEIYRVGGAQAIAALAYGTETIAPVDKICGPGNIYVALAKREVYGVVDIDSIAGPSEIAVLADEHANPAYVAADLLSQAEHDEMASAILVTPSREFAERCAAEVERQLAELPRRDIAGASIRDYGAILLVDSLEEGIRTINRLAPEHFELLVENPMNYLGLIENAGAIFLGPYSSEPVGDYFAGPNHIIPTNGTARFSSPVDVDDFIKKSSLIYYSKEALLSAADDIMELARKEGLEGHARAIEIRVKAEGEGNESC, via the coding sequence ATGAAAATCTTATCCAGCGCTGAGTTCAAGCTTCAGCGGGAGGTTGAATACGGGTCGCCGCAGCAGAATGAAGCGGTGAAGGAAATCGTGCAGCAGGTTAAAAAGGAAGGCGATGCCGCGCTGCTTCGCTTCACGGAACAGCATGACCGGACCCGGCTGGAAGCCGGCCAGCTCCGGGTTACGCAAGCCGAGCTGAAGGCTGCGTATGCTCAGGTGGAGCCCTCCTTCGTCAAGTCGATCAAGGCGTCGGCGGAGAACATCCGCGCCTTCCATCAGAGACAGAAACGGAATTCCTGGATGGATCTTCAGCCGGACGGCAGCCTGCTTGGCCAGATTATCCGGCCGCTGAAGCGGGTCGGCGTTTATGTCCCGGGCGGCAAAGCCGCTTATCCGTCTTCCGTGCTGATGAACGTTATCCCTGCGCAGGTGGCTGGCGTACCGGAGATCGTTATGGTCACTCCTCCGGCAACCGGCGGCAAGGAAGGCGTTGACCCTTACATTCTAGTGGCTGCGGCCGAAGCCGGTGTACACGAAATTTACCGGGTCGGCGGCGCCCAGGCGATTGCCGCTTTGGCTTATGGCACGGAGACGATCGCTCCGGTCGATAAAATCTGCGGACCGGGCAACATTTACGTCGCGCTGGCCAAACGCGAGGTTTACGGCGTGGTCGATATCGACAGCATCGCCGGGCCAAGCGAAATCGCCGTGCTGGCTGATGAGCATGCCAATCCGGCTTACGTGGCCGCGGATCTGCTGTCGCAGGCGGAGCACGACGAGATGGCTTCGGCGATTCTGGTGACGCCTTCGCGCGAATTCGCGGAGCGCTGCGCGGCCGAGGTGGAGCGCCAGCTGGCGGAGCTGCCGCGCAGGGACATTGCCGGCGCATCGATTCGCGACTATGGCGCGATCCTGCTGGTCGATTCCCTTGAAGAAGGGATCCGGACCATTAACCGGCTTGCGCCTGAGCATTTTGAGCTGCTGGTTGAGAATCCGATGAACTACCTCGGGCTAATCGAGAATGCGGGCGCTATTTTCCTCGGTCCGTACAGCTCGGAGCCGGTTGGGGATTATTTTGCAGGACCCAACCATATCATTCCGACGAACGGAACGGCGCGGTTCTCGTCGCCGGTGGACGTGGACGATTTTATCAAGAAATCGAGCTTGATTTATTATAGTAAGGAAGCGCTGCTCAGCGCGGCGGACGACATTATGGAGCTGGCCCGGAAGGAAGGGCTGGAAGGGCATGCCCGGGCGATCGAAATCCGGGTGAAAGCAGAAGGAGAGGGAAACGAGTCATGCTGA